cttgaactaacgcacttggaaagacattatcgtatatacgcccaaagtgcttcgtctcagggtattaccataaaatctaactgaccaaactccgacctttcatttccctgtcacttggccagccacagcctcacaagccttcggcatcgatctcaaagccttcgtcacgcttttacacagctgtgctgacacgcttgtaagccaggcacacttgtgcgacacgtcccaaagcacttgctccagggcattacatcgcacttgcctgcctttgatggacagggaaagggagacctgaaaggcctctccaaggtcaccagcgcgagagtgagcgcagaattgcggagcaagggtctaacacacaactccgtgccttagtcactaggtggcattagattagaacccgggagttcttacgcccagccccctgccccctccactaggccatgtgtcacgttgctgaattggagggaagcagccaaatcgctgctgcacccctaggtgggggtgttggccccagaaattggtgtggggggagccatgtggggtgttgaatgggagattgttgtttgttgatcttatgtacgctatttatgtgagtgtttaatgtctgtgtgtgtaggtaggaatctgtaatctgtgtggaagctgaatatttctctgaatatggttaagcatggctatggacaggctgagtagcaaagccctgtggaacaatgactctcaataggctatggacacacccaaagaatgggatgtgtcacctgagggcagccagcaggaaacagagattggcctctgaccaggtgacttgctgcatacaagaagaggccaggaaggagtataaagagggcacgtggtcgatgccatttggttctcagctcagcacttcatcccagaggcagcactgcagggattgaagagcccggaagacctgggaacccatcctgatcgtaggatgtgcaataaggacttttaaccagcagctgcaacgactctgctagagcctgcatcgagaactgggagattcggtgcatgtaacgtactgtactttaataaccttactctcaagcttttctttcttgtaataataaacctttagatatagattctaaaggattggcccagcgtgatttgtgggtaagatccagagggtaaattgaccagggatctgtggctggtttcttggaaccggacagaacttgttcggggtaggtgggattgggtgctaggaccccccacctgtgtatgaggcccggggccatctggggcacggatattgctggggtgtcagaggggttttgctcgggaggcttcaggcaggttgctgaagcgctctgtgggactggtttgtggcctgtttggagaggtcgtcagtcagggggactgtaaagagccccggatttgagcaattcgccctgagcggacgccctaagctgtgcccagacacggcccggtccgtcacaccatgctgctggcctcccgcctctcccccagggcttggagacagacgggaggctggagccagcctgcgcagaaggggctgtaacgcttacagcacgttcatgacactgcccctgcgcagcccctctcagatccacacttggaacccacaagaaacaccccaagagcggagatgaaaccgccactcacctgccacccagcttccaggaagggcaaagcaaaagcggagctcgcggattccagcccagcctggcacctgcttcctgaactttggcccctttcctccaagatagcaggaggctgctctgggccttttgtgcccacgacggggcagaaaagcaaactcagctgttggttccatcttgcgggcagagctccggcagacagtggcaggcgggggtatcgactgaccctccaacccaggatattccccccacacctggattcgcttcctagtcatccccatctccctgcacgatccttgtttctcatcccgccggtccgagaaattgtcagagcaggttgatcccaaccttgccaagggcttaggttacatcacaaggctttgccgccacagctggcttggcttgggtgtgtggtaaaagcccccccccccgctggcacagctattctggcaaagccgccagggcaaatggcaactctgccgaaaagcatctgctggctttaagctccctgcgagctgttctcatcgctcagccatcaccaccactgccctgcctctgtcctgctcctcatccccgcccccactcctatcccctgctctcctccatctcctcccccttcccttctcctgcccctccccatttccacctgccctgcccatccccgtcctctccctccccccgtctgtccccctcttatgtgagggctttgctggaaacgcccccccccccaagccagggagatctcccctccgggaacaattcagccccccccatctcgctccctccactccacagtatttcctccattccccacagttgaaaattgagctcccccatcccctcaggtgacagtcgggctcccccatacgcagctgcctaggtaggcacctctgcagccagagcctgcccctggcgcccacgtcccctccccgactgcctgtcccaggcgaccacctgaacctgcgtcccccattccctcagatcacagctccctccctgaccctgcaccccccgacacccctcccccaggccagactcctctctggcacccgcacaccctcccccaaaccctctgctcccccttcacccaggtcacagctccctccctgaccctgcacccccccgacacccctcccccaggccagactcctctctggcacccgcaccccctcccccaaaccttctgctcccccttcacccaggtcacagctccctccctgaccctgcacccctctagagcccctcccccaggccagagtcctctcctgcgcccataccccctcctggaccctgcacccctatccaccgccccagatcataccccccccctgcacccaggctccacccctaagctcccttctgcacccaaccaccccgtcccagaccccaaagccctcggtagaaatgtggcccttgatcagttgccaaaatggcccccccattacaaattattgacaaagcctgatccaaatgttttttgaaacattgtttaatgagaatgtaaatacaattcaatacaattgggagggttggggggagggggacgcagctgctggctcctcagctcttgctgctctcactgggtgtcttcctgctgcaagggaagcagaatccgtcacattcatccctggggactcaggggaactggccccccagcatttccaccctcctcccccctgctctctggtcaccccccgtcaggcccgcagggtgagctcctgaccccccccccccccagagctcctgacacctcggccccctcccgcctcctaggacagtttctgtgttcagagcctcccccacccccagggacgctcgcaggggcaggagggattctgccagcagggacgtggggtgggggcagcctgaggaaaggggcgggggactccctgaggggatgggaaggagaccctggccctgccccactctcctgatctgctccggctgctcaccatgtattccaggagctgatgggcctgcccatgcagggcgtgggccaggaccagcccggcctggctggggcgtcgcaggggggagcgggcagcgagcagagccttgtccaaaaagcagttctcctgctctgctgtgaagagctgcccaaagacctggaatcaagagcacaggaggtttcagctgacggcccagagcccggccccaactcctggggctaaaacagcttcctcctcccccaaactcccttccagaccctgcacccagaccctgctctcctcacccggcaccccaacccctgccccaggtcacagcttcctcctgcccccaagaccctcctacccccacgagagccccagccagccccacccccgagccctgccctgccctggcagcgcgtccttacctctcccaccctcacgctgttgctgtgagccaggacccatctttctttgtagtagtgtctgcaccacaggtcctctgcctggtggatgttgaggcctgcaagagacacaacagggtcattctgctggcaggtctgagcccttcccctcccacgggtccctgcaggcatccctgggcaaatggaggggcacagggggcagaaggggaacacagagggacgcatccccccttgggccagtctgggggaaaagggctgggtcccctccccccgccgccggcaccctcagggtgtccctggggcccaggtcccggctgggttccttacccctgtgatgcaggaggagttgatacaggctgtgcaccccctcccgggccagccggctgacgtcttcggatgggtccgaaataaaaaggcccagctgggccacgtggtgacccatcctcggccagtcggcggagttctgaggggagagaagagggggggtccctcagcatcctggggctgcacgtcccatgcaaacggccgccgaggcgggtctgagctcgggggacggacagagacacctcccggggcggggcggggccggccttgcgaggagacaaccctgagcaatggccccgactgaagggtcactccgggggtggaacaaggggatccactgacggccactccccagtccccaggcccagtccctcaagagcccccctgaagggcccagggtcgcccctccccggggaaaggagaacgtggcccattcccggcccattcccggccctgcctctgcctcccggggacgctcccagccccgcgccctgcagccccagaccccccggctccgaggtcacttacgtcaaaccccgggagggtggtggcgactcccagcagggccgtggtgctgccaagggccctggctcgctcctggggcaggcgggactccagccacgggctcaggtgctgggggggaatgagacaggtcaggacccgtagggaggcgccggttctgggcagagcctggggctcctctcggactgtgccccccccagccactgacactgctcctctctcggccccccccccgaggaagcagagacaatggccccgtcccccccacggggctcacctccattatgagctgcagccgggcggtgtctggggactcggcgaggaggctcgccagtagggcctggaggtcgtacggaagggcccggatgaactgctgcaagacaagggggagccctgggtcagaggggggttgggggatccaggccacccactggctccggggtgcagccttgagcagggtctgagccgcctcgcagagcagggaggagcccaggctgggcatggaagggacgggccccccgggagagcaacgggaaccctggagggaaggatccaaacctgcagcttcttccctccctctgcccccccccactcctctctggagctccagcccagcccgggagcagggcccagagggacgtacctgcgtgtggatgggctcctgctgccagtccccagacactgtctgtcccacggccgccgtcagcagggggctcaggagctgggcccgcaggggaggctgcaaggtgctggcaggagagaggggcagagactgttaattcagcagcaggagacagagactttcccactccctggccaggggatctgctctggggggagtcggcggggggggggggtcggtacctgaggctgcaggcggcgttgaggcagtcggccaagaccagcggggggggggcgagtcctccatgatctcctgggagacccaaggggaCAAAGGGGcatgtgaggctggggcccccaaaagacgctcacacggccagcgcccccacccagcaggatccaaccccaatgcctcccgctgccctgtagcccccctgcccggcacagggcccctcccagcacccccctcccaaaccgggaccagctcaatccttgtccccaggccgtctcctgcccctccctgccctggtgaccagcctctgaacctcctcatccctgctccccaggcgcatccccagcagcccgctcggctgccttccagccccccatggcccggggagacccctccctgtcccgaatcccccttcctgtccggcaccccacacctgccccatttctgtgtccctccctcctccagcatccccacccaccctccccatgtccacctccagccctcctggctccacccatcccgtttccagcacccccacccgccgccatggcccaggcagacccctgtccaccccacgtatcccctcccctcctcccggctgccgcgactcgcttacaacgatcctggccatcatggtgtccttgcagcagcgcggcgccagggtgtcctcgcccctttggagggcggcgaggcaggcgagggggatggccagcaggaaccgctgcagggcggctgggctctgcaccccagagagagtctgtgagcctggggcctgcctgccccccacggacagctgcagggctcaggtctcccaggagtggaggtgggagctgccggttgtccaagcacccacactcccccccaactgctgcctcaggcttgtgggggcccagctggtgcatgacaagagcccccagcttggggggtccaggtcatgcaggagaaggggccccagggggatccccagggacaagcccctcccggaggggggggggacgtgctgggaaggggccggacaatctcgggtcccccccgtgtggagaaggttcctaccgtgtcccgggtgtggagctgctcttcgatgtcatagatggccccttcctccacccgggagtccacccgctcctggcagagctccgccgaggcgcagggggactctgtgcgggagggaagggaccagggtgactccagcggccagcaggggtcacgcgcccccatgtcagggacccagggcaggttgggccccacacgcccctcgcagggacccatcccccttccaccctcacatctgccaatgctctcagcagagcccccaccaggaacaagagagccaagcagcccccgcccccatccattgccctggctgcggggcagacagtggggctgcccccccggggtactgggtgagcccctgggcccagcgtgttcacggcccctcacctgggtctgagcggctgcaggaggtggcccggctgcagctggaggcccaggcgctgctgctgacggacctggacccacagctgcaggggctggtggggggagcgacgggctgggggctcccggagactggcaggtccccgggggccgggcagggcgatgccccctggtggtaatgggggctgggctcccggggcaggtgtttctctccacagaggaggccccggagccaccctacccggctcccccgctgggctgggtcccgcctgcccagccgcctctggagccaggtccgggggggcctggccggtgggcgagttgccccgagctggtgggatccagcttccccgcccgcggggacggagaagctgctccccaccggccctggggccatcttcagggctttcttgaaccacagccgaaaacgtttggccatgctggaaatgaggggagcaaaggggagcttggggcgcagcctgatgaacgaaatccaggggttccagctccccagagcgactgcccccagcccccaaatggccccttgcttatcggttcggtcttgcacaggcactgcaaggacctgagggtatgtctacactaccccgctagttcgaactaggagggtaatgtaggcataccgcacttgcaaatgaagcccgggatttgaatttcccgggcttcatttgcataagcggggagccgccatttttaaaaccccgctcgttcgaaccccgtgcagcgcggctacacggggcacgaactaggtagttcgaactaggcttcctagttcaaactaccgttactcctcattccacgagtctcctgcccatcaacagccccttcttggccaatcaggggagaatctaaggtgtggggggtggagcgttctccccaaagacaccggcatagacttgttccagccccacctccccagtccccacaatgggggctgcatcccccaccccacggctcctgcaaaccaccccccgtccttcagctagtctgttgggtcccaagctgggggaggcagcaagggaaggtcacagaggaggcaagaacagagcagaaatgtggggggatggaggaaaagggaaaccaaccaggagaaagccccagtggcgctaaggacgcagcccaggtgaggaatcaccttctggcccttgaccgagggctgggcctgcctggaacccagccggccccgggcgggatccaacccctgggggctcttaccttcgtcacaaaggtgtcgggatgtggaactcacagaacgcgaacgaaccgtgaggaggagacgcaccagagctaaagcaaccgggggtctccaaagtcccctgggcccgccccccgcttttatcagcctgagatgtgggtccctctgtgaggtcaccacctccccacctgccctttgccttatatgctgagggctgcccaaagcccctgtgaggtcaccgcccccccctcaccctgccaggcaaatgtcctgcctctggccacccccctgggaagtttgagccattactaggggtccctccccctccctcataggctgctccctgccctacactgcaggcttcttgcacgagagctgtttcacgccggagttcttgcgcaaaaggtctcgtgcaagagtgcctccaccctgccatgggcttttgcacaagagcgtccatggcagtgtgaacgctctcttgtgcaagaaagctctgatggtcattttagccataaaagtgtcttgctcaagaagcccctggtgcccgtccacgctgccttcttgcacaacggctcttgcacaaagggggcttagtcatcgtcgggagaggaataactcctgtgcaaggagccctgttctctgatgctttactgcaaatttacttctgcaagaacacacatagagtgtagacgcgcaacaagttttttcgcaagaacacacaaaaacaagccatgtggatgttttctttttaggcaaaagcccctttttgcacaagatcggtcggcctttttgcagaaatagggatcttgtgggaaaagggggttttttgcacaaaaagtaaacatccacatggcttggttttgcgcacaaaccccgagcacaaaaacggatcggcagaaaatatgcaaatgacattgcgtgtcatagagtccctcgttagcatatttgttgccaaaaaaactcgttgtgtagacgtagcctaggagagaagcgatctcagacacaaagcccttcagtaagagggcatagccctggggcgtggtaggagacgtacggcagacatgggaagtcactctcctagctatttggcacggaggaggcctcagctggagcactgtgtccagatctcagggccatgctttaggagagagagtccagaggggaactatgaaaagggattagggacgttagatattcactgagtagtcagctgtctcagtcctggctcgcgctgggtgcgggacctaccccctctgcggctctgcatttacagtgtgttaggagccaggcaggcaggcagcctcgctcagttccagtttgcaccaggtccagaagctcagacccagcccccaggcaagggctgctgccagcttgtgctgctgcctctgatacagaggcagcagtacggagtgccaggagggaactggtctaaaaagcacctccccttgcgacctggctgcctgtcatcccacgctgctgcctccgtttttggcgagagagagccgcctgtcttgagacaccggtggggagtcggattttcaaaaggcaggtctctgtcctttgtgagccttccaaagcgcttcggtgcggggagggggcaggaaggcggacgacactcaggaattgtagcacccaaatccacggagtgtttcgccagcacctcctgcaacagagcccaatccctgacaggcttttaggcaagatagatcatttgaaaaaatgacagacacagggttttctgtcaccgctctccctttcttttatttccctgggctaactggcctgttcctctttggctaaggatggaagggtatgtctacactacaatgttagttcgaactaacggacgttagttcgaactaacattcatagccgctacactagcgctccgctagttcgaatttgaatcgaactagcggagcgcttagttcgaactaggaaaacctcattttacgaggcttaagcctagttcgaacttactagttcgaattaagggctgtgtagccccttaattcgaacgagtgggaggctagccctccccaagtttccctggtggccactctggccaacaccagggaaactctatgcccccctcccggccccggaccccttaaaggggcacgggctggctacggtgcccgtgccaggtgcaagcctgctagcacccagccagcagaccctgcacctggcacggcacagagccacccacccgatgtcccccagcccaccccctcttcccgggaccaggctggcggctcccggaagcttgcccgggaccgcaagaggcgggtacattcctgggctagtgcggacatcgtggacctcgtccacgatctccgcactaggcacaggaaagtggccgtctagggcaggagagctgccagcctggccacccaggagcaggtttgcatgaaaatcaagggggtccactgagacccccgaccctgagccctgagcttacaatggccgtcctgggtcagaccaaaggtccatctagcccagtagcctgtctgccgacagcggccaaccctagggaccg
The sequence above is a segment of the Pelodiscus sinensis isolate JC-2024 unplaced genomic scaffold, ASM4963464v1 ctg36, whole genome shotgun sequence genome. Coding sequences within it:
- the LOC142825129 gene encoding maestro heat-like repeat family member 5, encoding MEHLSPWLESRLPQERARALGSTTALLGVATTLPGFDNSADWPRMGHHVAQLGLFISDPSEDVSRLAREGVHSLYQLLLHHRGLNIHQAEDLWCRHYYKERWVLAHSNSVRVGEVFGQLFTAEQENCFLDKALLAARSPLRRPSQAGLVLAHALHGQKGAA